The following proteins are co-located in the Cryptosporidium parvum Iowa II chromosome 6, whole genome shotgun sequence genome:
- a CDS encoding p23; HSP20-like chaperones fold gives PPSHLFVKITLTVKLLLIIRRISTVKPSFYNMLFPTVLWAQTKKALFVTVDLPDLKDYKVELEEQYLKFHANVENNEYEFRLDFLKPINKEESRYQVTRSLHFMITKKEEERWSSIVKDSSKTKNWLKCDWNRWIDTDEEENPSSKFDMFGGMDGMMGGMGGMGGFDLSQLGDMSGMGDMNFDEDDVPDDEDDEEPKGEPDCSNKCCDSEHKH, from the coding sequence GTTACTTCTTATTATTCGGAGAATAAGTACTGTTAAACCATCGTTTTATAATATGCTATTTCCAACAGTTTTGTGGGCACAAACTAAAAAGGCACTTTTTGTCACAGTTGACCTGCCTGATCTCAAAGATTACAAAGTTGAGCTGGAAGAGCAATACTTGAAGTTCCATGCCAAtgtagaaaataatgaatatgaaTTTAGACTAGATTTTTTGAAGCCTATTAATAAGGAGGAAAGTAGGTATCAAGTTACTAGATCTCTCCACTTTATGataacaaaaaaagaagaggaacGTTGGAGTTCTATTGTAAAAGATTCCTCGAAAACAAAGAACTGGCTTAAATGTGACTGGAATAGATGGATAGATACTGATGAAGAGGAAAACCCGTCCAGTAAGTTTGACATGTTCGGCGGAATGGATGGGATGATGGGTGGAATGGGTGGAATGGGTGGATTTGACTTGAGCCAACTTGGTGATATGAGTGGTATGGGGGATATGAATTTCGATGAAGATGACGTTCCTGATGATGAAGACGATGAAGAGCCCAAGGGAGAGCCAGATTGTTCTAATAAATGTTGTGATTCTGAACACaaacattaa
- a CDS encoding hypothetical protein (with possible plasmodium conservation): MDWETDKLYIKLSESSNKYGIGPHIIKSFHEYGITRSEENNPTNYLIEGYSQETFYNNLIPHCNLYPKFEYESHLDKIRRIKTSKNLGISLSNKKPSVIIFFVSIDVYDKITSLNKLDIKDYFGHIVIDLLFFQAKKFASIVGTRCVVVWIGIRDCLSQESLFSKEIIELQSDIGAEDNNNRQKQKFIDSSCLDKCITNLLVDYSIDSFEAKNEFEASQYLLSIISGLHEVQKRPISSKYKPKNTSGTNSNPWITQIMQIPGLSDDSARGIENAFKTPKELIRFITDNIARQGLISSKPSLFFESLYGHSSTLDIENSSWFSELANISYFCSKGFCIRKIGKARARKLVILYGNLSFPSKMIGEQIY, from the coding sequence ATGGATTGGGAAACagataaattatatataaagcTATCTGAAAGCTCAAACAAATATGGAATAGGGCCACACATTATAAAATCCTTCCATGAATATGGAATTACTCGAtcagaagaaaataatcctacaaattatttaattgaagGATATTCTCAAGAGACTTTTTACAATAATTTGATTCCGCACTGCAATCTTTATCCCAAATTTGAATACGAATCCCACTTGGACAAAATAAGGAGGATAAAAACATCAAAAAACTTAGGAATTTCATTAAGTAACAAAAAGCCGTCggtaataatattttttgtttcaatTGATGTATATGACAAAATAACCAGTTTAAATAAGCttgatattaaagattattTTGGGCACATTGTCATTGACttgttattttttcaagCTAAAAAGTTTGCTTCAATTGTGGGGACACGTTGTGTAGTTGTTTGGATAGGTATAAGAGATTGTTTGTCTCAGGAGTCATTATTTAGCAAGGAAATTATAGAATTACAATCTGATATTGGAGCTGAagacaataataataggCAAAAACAAAAGTTTATTGACAGTTCATGCTTAGATAAATGCATAACCAATTTGTTGGTCGATTATTCAATTGATAGTTTTGAGGCGAAAAACGAATTTGAGGCAAGCCAATATTTGTTAAGTATTATTTCAGGTTTACATGAAGTCCAAAAAAGACCTATTTCCTCAAAGTACAAGCCAAAAAATACATCAGGAACAAATAGTAATCCATGGATTACTCAAATTATGCAGATACCTGGACTCTCTGATGACTCTGCAAGAGGAATAGAAAATGCTTTCAAAACCccaaaagaattaattagGTTTATAACAGACAATATAGCTAGGCAGGGATTAATTTCAAGCAAGCCAAGTCTGTTCTTTGAGAGTTTATATGGACATTCCAGCACATTAGACAttgaaaattcttcttGGTTTAGTGAGCTTGCCaatatttcatatttttgCTCCAAGGGTTTCTGCATCCGTAAGATTGGTAAGGCAAGGGCCAGAAAGTTAGTTATTTTATATGGAAATTTATCATTTCCATCAAAAATGATTGGGgaacaaatttattaa
- a CDS encoding hypothetical protein (cryptosporidium CpTSP11; extracellular protein with a signal peptide and 3 TSP1-like domains): protein MSGVFNKFVICSFLVIFLCLGPEHVEFHLVNGNKVDLNQIEGNGRFEVENRKLIKSNSQINDDINATTKYSDYNGYNLPENSSVFSDRELKFNGLNITSYENRQLYIDSNGSISSTNNNSETNSLNGEIPNNSSEFPIKSIGKEHVISEHIDNHVNSQYGNNHENFTNITGKEVNYNNFNISNNEQIRLDTLQAINNSFNVLTVDFSMIYDDLTFEPNLKSNVEYTIFNTSNIEVKKKIAKEIKTNNDGNFVVNLEDYSSYGFVTWIKPVESNSTKVVLQSNSGIMPNMKIKLLEKLFPRRNFTNDELDVIILSESRNEIRPYGYRGSPMILTQFIENIDLNNENEDIFSFIETIETLNQTSYLKNSNNSLQIIDDTGNNAAFEFWNNSFLLHDNPDILSINCNYYNEWSSWSACTNECGWGIQTRGRRINANLIDKSFQLSDFEISEMLRKCKVQVQTQGCTSKIGCCEYQSPKENLWKNCTATCDKHGTEEQTVEIISNKKGKVKDSKCENKKILKRKCLRLLGDKCKTCETTEWSRWSSCNNENGDFIQKRTRELTNGNCVYSQTKLEERRICEKIPLFSTSPMTNNENNSTKQKFLISSENLNDKEAIHEVKECELQKSEMKYNLIEGACECPNGVSYCDNTVIENDKTSWESHLKEICNKKTDAFSDKNLMIMAKGKRLYNCKTKNWEKYTTTPLDSDCKNTYILCKVESNCMVSSWSDWSGCSSPCKSSTNDLDSTTILSTRFKTRKVISGECKEHSLFMEEECLDIKECPQTKYKLSVDKTSKELTNLLYSEDIKSHIKKTFTKLQMYSVQDDSVSNIMKNLFNNVRDIIIRNSEYIYELNFNLNVFGGDGNYHIQSYISFILSKYNFDDSELVKDIIIWVTIPTDENKEVLYEKLSKNDRQIIGSNKDETNKFLENLFPSKLSSIKNETEQNSSIQTGDLLTKNFSSSNNSNLNIENSQAVGNFNSEKENEIFSKIINPELLFKLIQTAILKNTNCKPIEINKQNLNESNSKTKCVCPPGYTLCSSIDYYFGNHISTFDKSRKIEIRTPEGIFSDNFVLNQGGIFDQVYEEDKEKYCNKPGAKAMCSSNSELLDTLKHFGIKDLYSMFVRFQSAEESS from the coding sequence atgtcAGGTGTGTTTAATAAGTTTGTTATTTGCTCCTTTTtggtaatatttttatGCTTGGGGCCAGAGCATGTAGAATTTCATTTGGTCAACGGAAATAAAGTggatttaaatcaaatagaAGGAAATGGCAGGTTCGAAGTTGAAAATAGAAAActaattaaatcaaatagccaaattaatgatgatattaatgCCACTACCAAATATTCTGATTATAATGGCTATAATTTACCTGAAAACTCATCAGTATTTTCTGATCGGgaattaaaattcaatGGCTTAAATATCACAAGCTATGAAAACAGACAGTTGtatattgattcaaatGGTAGTATATCATCAACAAATAACAACTCGGAAACCAACTCTCTAAATGGTGAAATCCCAAATAATTCAAGTGaatttccaataaaatCTATTGGAAAAGAACACGTTATTTCAGAGCACATTGACAATCACGTAAATTCACAATATGGTAATAACCATGAAAACTTTACAAACATTACAGGAAAAGAAGTTAATTACaacaattttaatataagCAACAATGAACAAATAAGATTAGACACTTTGCAagcaattaataatagttttaaTGTTTTGACTGTTGATTTTTCAATGATATATGATGATTTAACCTTTGAACCTAATCTCAAATCAAATGTTGAATatacaatatttaatacatCAAATATAGAagtgaagaaaaaaatagcGAAAGAGATAAAAACTAATAACGATGGCAATTTTGTTGTAAACCTAGAAGATTATTCTTCATATGGATTTGTAACATGGATTAAACCTGTAGAATCTAACTCTACAAAAGTCGTATTACAATCTAACTCAGGAATAATGCCAAACATGAAAATTAAATTGTTAGAAAAACTTTTCCCAAGAAGAAACTTTACTAACGATGAACTGgatgtaataattttgagCGAATCCCGAAATGAAATAAGGCCATACGGCTATAGGGGAAGCCCTATGATACTGACTCAATTTATCGAAAATATTGACTTAAACAACGAGAATGaagatatattttcatttatagAAACAATTGAAACATTAAATCAAACAAGCTACCTAAAAAACTCTAATAATAGCcttcaaataatagatGATACTGGGAATAATGCTGCTTTTGAATTTTGGAATAACAGTTTTTTATTGCATGATAACCCAGATATACTTTCAATAAATTGTAATTACTATAATGAATGGTCATCTTGGAGCGCATGTACAAATGAATGTGGATGGGGGATTCAAAcaagaggaagaagaatcAATGCAAATTTAATAGATAAGTCTTTTCAATTATCTGACTTTGAAATTAGTGAAATGCTCAGAAAATGTAAGGTGCAAGTTCAAACTCAGGGGTGTACATCCAAAATAGGTTGTTGTGAATACCAATCTCCTAAGGAAAATCTTTGGAAAAACTGTACAGCAACTTGTGATAAACATGGAACAGAGGAACAGACCgttgaaataatatcaaataaaaaaggaaaagTAAAGGATTCTAAATgtgaaaacaaaaaaatattaaaaagaaaatgtcTACGTTTATTAGGTGATAAATGCAAAACTTGCGAAACTACAGAATGGTCTAGATGGTCTAGTTGCAATAACGAAAACGGagattttattcaaaagaGAACAAGAGAACTAACCAATGGAAATTGTGTTTATTCTCAAACTAAGCTAGAGGAAAGGAGAATCTGCGAGAAAATACCTTTGTTTTCAACATCGCCAATGACAAACAATGAAAATAACAGCACCAAAcagaaatttttaatatcttctGAAAATTTAAACGATAAAGAAGCCATTCATGAGGTTAAAGAATGTGAACTTCAGAAATCAGAAATGAAGTACAATTTAATTGAAGGAGCATGTGAATGCCCCAATGGCGTTAGTTATTGCGATAATACagtaattgaaaatgaCAAAACATCTTGGGAATCGCACCTAAAAgaaatttgtaataaaaaaaCAGATGCATTTTCTGATAAAAATCTGATGATAATGGCAAAAGGAAAGAGATTATACAACTGCAAAACTAAAAATTGGGAAAAATACACAACAACTCCACTTGATTCAGATTGTAAAAATACTTATATACTATGTAAAGTAGAGAGTAATTGCATGGTTTCTAGTTGGTCAGATTGGTCAGGATGTAGTTCACCATGCAAGTCATCAACAAATGATCTAGATTCCACGACAATATTGAGTACAAGATTCAAAACAAGGAAAGTTATTTCTGGCGAATGCAAGGAACACTCACTATTTATGGAAGAAGAATGTTTGGATATAAAGGAGTGTCCTCAAactaaatataaattatcaGTAGATAAGACATCTAAAGAGCTTaccaatttattatatagcGAGGATATAAAGAGCcatataaaaaaaacatttaCTAAATTACAAATGTACAGTGTTCAAGACGATTCAGtttcaaatataatgaaaaatttatttaataatgtgAGAGATATTATAATTAGAAATAGCGAGTATATTTACGAGCTTAATTTCAATCTTAATGTGTTTGGAGGTGATGGAAATTACCATATTCAAAGTTATATTAGTTTTATCTTGtctaaatataattttgatgataGTGAATTAGTGAAAGATATTATCATTTGGGTAACAATTCCTACAGATGAGAATAAGGAAGTTTTATATGAAAAGCTATCAAAAAATGACAGACAGATAATTGGGtcaaataaagatgaaacCAATAAGTTTCTggaaaatttatttccttCAAAACTATCATCTATTAAAAACGAAACTGAACAAAACTCTTCTATCCAAACAGGGGatttattaacaaaaaacTTTAGCAGttcaaataattccaaCTTGAATATAGAGAATTCACAAGCGGTGGGAAACTTTAACTCAGAGAAAGAAAAcgaaatattttctaaaataattaatccTGAATTACTATTTAAACTAATTCAAACTGccatattgaaaaatacaAACTGTAAAccaatagaaataaataaacaaaacTTAAATGAAAGCAATAGTAAAACTAAATGTGTATGCCCTCCTGGATACACATTGTGCAGTTcaattgattattattttggaaATCATATTAGTACCTTTGATAAGAGTAGAAAGATAGAAATAAGAACTCCTGAAGGTATTTTTTCAGATAATTTTGTTCTTAACCAAGGTGGGATATTCGATCAAGTTTATGAAgaagataaagaaaaatattgcaATAAACCAGGAGCAAAAGCCATGTGTAGTTCCAATTCTGAACTGCTAGATACATTAAAACATTTTGGAATAAAGGACTTGTATTCAATGTTTGTTCGCTTTCAAAGTGCTGAAGAATCTAGctaa
- a CDS encoding MJ1332/Ygr210cp-like GTP binding protein; GTpase OBG family plus RNA binding domain TGS: IAQVKFLAKTIMTSIQKEYIIGCVGKPSSGKSTFFSSITDNPAKIGNYPFTTIEPNVGITHYIAECPCKKYNVICKPKYGNCNNGYRYVPIKMLDIAGLIPGAHLGNGLGNKFLDDLRHAHVLLHIIDISGNTNEKGEYTTNYNPINDHEWLRIEIEMWIFNNINSNWSSVVRKSKTSDISISKLLLNQFSGYGCNELMISKLISSMKLKDSVDFSNWDKTNILDLVRQFIKIRFPFVLVLNKADIMSESSDSNIVKFYEKYGSDHEIVVASSLAEYFIKKMVRQNYIKLVYDSNNYNYSSFITSEDIHNEESHGLKLIDDKLKSRLENIKDMVLFRHGVTGVQDAVNKAVDLLGLIPIYPVKNIKTFTNNLHDETNNSAFQDCILVPNGTMVKTLLKSLHIDLEKNLVNIETVGGIKISENHILSNQMNVIKITTVSYDEKK; this comes from the coding sequence ATCGCTCAAGTCAAATTTTTAGCGAAAACTATAATGACTTCTATACAAAAGGAATATATAATTGGTTGTGTTGGTAAACCTTCTTCCGGGAAGTCTACATTTTTCTCATCTATTACTGACAATCCAGCAAAAATAGGTAACTACCCATTCACTACCATTGAGCCAAATGTTGGAATAACTCATTACATTGCAGAATGTCCATGCAAGAAATATAATGTAATATGCAAACCTAAGTATGGAAATTGCAATAATGGATACCGATATGTACCAATCAAGATGCTTGACATTGCTGGATTGATACCTGGTGCTCATCTTGGGAATGGACTTGGGAATAAGTTTCTCGATGATCTTAGGCATGCACATGTTTTGTTACATATAATTGATATTAGTGGAAATACAAATGAAAAAGGTGAGTATACAACTAATTATAATCCAATAAATGATCACGAGTGGCTTAGAATAGAAATTGAAATGTggatttttaataatattaattcaaattggTCCAGTGTTGTTAGGAAAAGCAAAACATCAGATATATCAATTTCCAAGCTCTTATTAAATCAGTTTTCTGGATATGGGTGTAACGAATTAATGATCAGCAAGCTTATATCTTCAATGAAGCTTAAAGATTCTGTTGATTTTTCAAACTGGGATAAAACTAATATATTGGATTTAGTAAGAcaattcattaaaattagATTTCCGTTTGTGCTTGTGCTAAATAAGGCTGACATAATGAGTGAGAGTTCTGATTCAAACATTGTAAAGTTTTACGAAAAGTATGGAAGTGATCATGAAATTGTAGTAGCATCGTCTTTAGCTGagtatttcattaaaaagaTGGTAAGACAAAACTATATTAAACTAGTATACGatagtaataattacaattattcttcatttatCACAAGCGAAGATATTCATAATGAAGAATCTCACGGTCTTAAGTTAATAGATGACAAGTTAAAATCAAGgttagaaaatattaaagatatgGTACTATTCAGACATGGAGTCACAGGAGTACAAGATGCAGTTAACAAGGCTGTTGATTTATTAGGCCTGATACCAATATATCCCGTAAAGAACATAAAAACTTTTACGAACAATTTGCATGatgaaacaaataattctgCGTTTCAAGATTGTATTCTTGTTCCTAACGGAACTATGGTTAAAACACTTTTAAAATCCTTACATATTGATTTAGAGAAAAACCTGGTAAATATAGAAACTGTGGGAGGGATTAAGATATCTGAAAATCATATTTTATCTAACCAAATGaatgtaataaaaattacCACAGTTAGCTATGATGAGAAGAAATAg
- a CDS encoding splicing factor U2AF U2 snRNP auxiliary factor large subunit; 3 RRM domains: protein MKLKNQNELIYSNSSKFDKDSREFIISDLDKKFFLNEIDQIHFNNNTIEFGTIERSLARDHATNYQENSFKKQCSNKHIASYSEIPSDINQCELTEIVPAGTAYLNSTSFTSKPLREVYVGNLPQGITVTELLEYINRSIIKNSVSHTNGNPVVSAWINSDGKYAFCECRSIEEANTLLRLNNLLSFKGNLLRIGKPKVSENIIGDQPSNNSTLINQITQSTSIISPYFNNIPLVLKKKETILITGINKKFVLEDIKEMLSIKNIEILELIDYRNKYKIAICEGDLNTDITDKVVNKLGTEIKILRMKNCNSKVIHAVNNHLKNLSCIVRESNKLLLKTEKFENIQSKNVISLLLPQKPCRCILLSNILTVEELLIPSTYSSIHEEIHEKCLKYGEIYKTTIPIPERALSNKDQFNDPYFGRAFIFFYNVESAIKAKLDLFKMRFLGRNMKISYYCEHEFLHGNLFSCEPNRFDPIDDQELLKIINPIQVDC from the coding sequence ATGAAACTAAAAAATCAGAATGAATTGATTTATTctaattcatcaaaatttgataagGATTCTCgagaatttattatatctGATTTagataaaaaattttttttgaatgaaattgatcaaattcattttaataataatactattgAATTTGGAACTATAGAACGAAGTTTGGCCAGAGATCATGCCACAAATTACCaagaaaattcttttaaaaaacaaTGTTCCAACAAACATATCGCTAGTTATTCTGAGATACCTTCTGATATAAATCAATGTGAACTAACAGAAATAGTACCCGCAGGGACTGCTTATTTAAATTCCACTTCATTTACTTCAAAGCCTTTAAGGGAAGTCTACGTTGGGAATTTACCTCAGGGAATAACAGTCAcagaattattagaatatattaatcgttcaataattaaaaatagtGTATCTCATACTAATGGAAATCCAGTAGTATCAGCATGGATAAATTCCGATGGTAAATACGCGTTTTGTGAATGCAGATCAATAGAAGAAGCAAATACTTTGTTAAGacttaataatttacttaGCTTCAAAGGAAATTTGCTGAGAATTGGAAAACCTAAGGTTAGcgaaaatattattggagaTCAACCGTCAAATAACTCTACATTGATCAATCAAATCACACAAAGTACATCCATTATATCGCcatattttaataacatTCCTTTggtattaaaaaaaaaggaaacAATTCTAATTACTGgaataaataagaaattcGTTTTAGAggatattaaagaaatgctcagtattaaaaatattgaaatactGGAACTAATTGATTACCgtaataaatataagatAGCAATATGCGAAGGGGATCTTAACACAGATATTACCGATAAAGTTGTGAATAAACTTGGGacagaaattaaaatactaagaatgaaaaattgTAATTCAAAAGTCATCCATGCTGTTAACAATCATCTTAAAAATTTGTCTTGCATAGTTAGggaaagtaataaattattactcAAGACAGAAAAGTTCgaaaatattcaaagtaAAAATGTGATATCTTTGCTCCTTCCTCAAAAACCATGCCGTTGTATTTtactttcaaatattctcaCGGTTGAGGAGTTATTGATTCCTAGTACTTACTCTTCTATTCATGAAGAAATTCACGAAAAATGTTTAAAATATGGAGAAATATACAAAACCACTATTCCAATTCCGGAAAGAGCTCTTTCTAACAAAGATCAATTTAATGATCCTTATTTTGGAAGagcatttatttttttttataatgtGGAGAGCGCAATAAAAGCCAAGCtagatttatttaaaatgaGGTTTCTCGGAagaaatatgaaaataagtTATTATTGCGAGCATGAATTTCTTCATGgcaatttattttcatgcGAGCCTAACAGATTCGATCCAATCGATGATCAAGaacttttaaaaattataaatccTATCCAAGTAGATTgctaa
- a CDS encoding RRM domain containing protein (similar to CB20_Hs 20 kDa nuclear CAP binding protein), giving the protein MSYLFHAIGHEYSYFDKKNYSKDDWIAKISKSTTVYVGNLSFFTTEEIISEVFGLCGPIKAIYLGLNHQTMQPCGFCFVQYYSHADALTAVTFLNRSYCDGREIRVDWDSGEDISGSRRYGRGNSGFQWRDELRNQIDPDRQLDVVDTNNHSKSYKFSHGSNSSFHRRHPGGRGRNSRGTFNISHYNRQIKHKHQVFDQLKNTNGSHDNYPDY; this is encoded by the coding sequence ATgtcatatttatttcatgCAATTGGCCATGAATATTCTTATTTCGacaaaaagaattattctAAAGATGATTGGATAGCTAAAATTAGCAAATCTACAACTGTTTATGTTGGAAATCTTTCATTCTTTACGACGGAAGAGATAATTAGTGAAGTATTTGGTTTATGTGGGCCAATAAAAGCTATTTATTTGGGTTTGAACCATCAAACAATGCAGCCTTGCGGCTTCTGTTTTGTCCAGTACTATAGTCATGCTGACGCTTTAACTGCCGTAACATTCCTAAATCGTTCATATTGTGATGGCAGAGAAATACGTGTAGATTGGGATTCTGGAGAAGATATTTCAGGAAGTAGAAGGTATGGGCGCGGAAATTCAGGATTTCAATGGCGTGATGAGCTAAGAAATCAGATAGATCCCGACCGTCAACTCGATGTAGTTGATACAAATAATCACTCTAAGAGTTATAAATTTTCTCATGGAAGTAATTCGAGCTTTCACAGAAGACATCCGGGAGGAAGAGGAAGGAATAGTCGTGGcacatttaatatttcacaCTATAATAGACAAATTAAACATAAACATCAAGTATTTgatcaattaaagaatacCAACGGATCTCATGATAACTATCCtgattattaa
- a CDS encoding Mcm10p-like'Mcm10p-like', which translates to MFMEEIEKNLKKNTRIFEENSSLFLENILIPKVRLKKLIENGSLLKLSGLDQISTTSKDNFNFSYVFIVFYSISDDLNYSNDEINKRYTIWNITDLKGSKCRLYLFGEVFEQFQNELIGYLYLIINPSIITSDGKNFKSYLSISKLSQIIKVGKVNGFSICKGVNKNGTLCTNPIDSNYQGQLCKHHISSKTIENLKKKSNENRLVYPSTLQNDNKPSCDGEIESKRTDLLKHISKENKMKFRRLVKSNLNGFEHPNTSQLKRVWTDLDEDTSSKREIFDLNGKLNKAIKENNNSEVLSILRYLSNFDTFSTSLDVIIKSGIIHSISNLELKTMEIETAIFALRVRHKLCNSKGYWPRIKIEIPEKNENFRVPEAHLDVNWKDMYKKISSFEDKISKGENKERNLLLGSLTGVKQNSGKQNSNFNSIFSKIDQVVSLNTSCDDTIQKLESNQLRKKLLELEDADKTTELKRNINSVKICNAVRCKKCGIWTEGNANLICKDEHPESIIFNQNAIKESWLCKSCNERIYSINGYLNPYCPRCKVDTVCNLKRNSIYKLRVESPDKKKTLLIRNGERMDEIEPIDLV; encoded by the coding sequence ATGTTTAtggaagaaattgaaaaaaatttgaaaaaaaatactcGAATATTTGAAGAGAATTCATCTCTATTtctagaaaatattttaattccaaaagtTAGGTTGAAAAAGTTGATTGAAAATGGGAGTTTGTTAAAGTTATCTGGATTAGATCAAATCAGTACAACTTCTAaagataattttaattttagtTACGTATTTATCGTgttttattcaatttcagatgatttaaattactcgaatgatgaaattaataaaagatataCTATATGGAATATCACTGATCTAAAAGGTAGCAAATGCAGGTTATATCTCTTCGGAGAAGTATTCGAACAATTTCAAAATGAATTGATTGGATATTTATATCTAATCATTAACCCGTCAATAATTACTTCTGATGggaaaaattttaaaagttatttaagcatttcaaaattaagtCAAATTATCAAAGTAGGTAAAGTTAATGGATTCTCTATTTGTAAAGGggtaaataaaaatggaaCATTATGCACAAATCCTATCGATTCCAACTATCAAGGGCAATTATGTAAACATCATATTTCTTCCAAGACAATAgaaaatctaaaaaaaaaatcaaatgaaAATCGATTAGTATATCCTTCAACCTTgcaaaatgataataagcCTTCATGCGATGGAGAAATAGAAAGTAAAAGAACAGATTTGTTGAAACATATTTcgaaagaaaataagatGAAATTTAGAAGGTTAGTAAAATCCAACCTTAATGGATTTGAGCATCCTAATACTAGTCAATTAAAACGCGTTTGGACTGATCTTGATGAAGATACATCGAGTAAACGCGAAATTTTTGATCTTAATGGCAAGTTAAATAAagcaattaaagaaaataataatagcgAAGTACTAAGCATTCTGAGATATCTGTCAAACTTCGATACTTTTAGCACATCCCTTGATGTCATAATAAAAAGTGGAATTATTCACTCCATTTCAAATCTAGAACTAAAAACCATGGAAATTGAGACTGCAATATTTGCCTTGAGAGTTAGGCATAAGCTCTGTAATAGTAAAGGATACTGGCCAAGGATAAAAATCGAAATACCcgaaaaaaatgaaaattttcGAGTTCCAGAAGCCCATTTAGATGTAAACTGGAAAGATATGTATAAAAAGATCTCATCTTTCGAagataaaatttcaaagggagagaataaagaaagaaatttattgtTGGGAAGTTTAACAGGTGTGAAGCAGAATAGTGGAAAACAAAACTCAAACTTTAATAGTATTTTTTCTAAGATTGACCAAGTTGTGTCACTAAATACATCTTGTGATGACacaattcaaaaattggaGTCTAATCAACTTAGAAAAAAACTATTGGAGTTAGAAGATGCAGATAAAACGACTGAgcttaaaagaaatatcaattCAGTCAAAATTTGCAATGCAGTAAGATGTAAAAAATGCGGTATTTGGACAGAGGGTAATGCAAATCTCATTTGTAAAGATGAACATCCAGAATCGATAATATTCAACCAAAACGCAATAAAAGAATCTTGGTTATGCAAATCATGCAATGAACGTATATATAGCATAAATGGCTACTTAAATCCATATTGCCCGAGATGCAAGGTAGATACAGTGTGTAacttaaaaagaaattcaatttaTAAATTGAGAGTAGAATCCCctgataaaaaaaaaacactATTGATTAGGAATGGAGAGAGAATGGATGAAATAGAACCGATAGATTTAGTGTAA